One Carassius auratus strain Wakin chromosome 16, ASM336829v1, whole genome shotgun sequence genomic window carries:
- the LOC113115754 gene encoding uncharacterized protein LOC113115754: MCPLRVTVFLLCFTGCWGQSCNRTKAYFESRNFFSVLHWDPVDVLGQTLLYSIQYNLYGKPYEPVTWCQNISTPVCDMTDVMTHVMSDVTSKYHAKVTAGGQCLGEVIFTPFWETTFAAPQWSVTSNQTHLNVTVSPPMAAWNRSIENIGFWGKSFPRSSVKYTVRLTHPESLAGKVFEDTSRSVLIWLQETDVQYCGEVFYTLTHPGLSSPSENTSFCVTLSAPNSWLHILIWPGLLALLLLIFLPIMLCQLSVNRKSSLPKVLILEKNSVPALCSYPREDIFKLEVWSGFDKKLEPLSIFPPPASGIKVKDDYASQDWTRDQPDVPIQNSSESSVHYSMIVPLQISIEPSSDATTDETHSDSFGPELISSFLIGHPDTENSSGPLVVPVRPTKNGALEFHNCLFQCDSGQNSPEASQDSEGLSGEQTPLLSDLVQKDSRCSSSYRPVHVSDAVTSNYRQNWLPGIPLEGQQDQRTYVRRTDHLQDSTEPDEDFIDEEELRVGVIFLEKWMVETQGLTLPCN; the protein is encoded by the exons ATGTGTCCTCTGAGAGTTACCGTTTTCTTGCTCTGCTTTACAG GTTGCTGGGGTCAGAGCTGTAATCGCACAAAGGCTTATTTTGAGTCCAGGAATTTCTTCAGCGTTCTCCATTGGGATCCCGTTGATGTTCTGGGTCAAACGCTTCTTTACAGCATCCAGTATAACCT TTATGGGAAACCGTATGAACCAGTGACGTGGTGTCAGAACATCTCCACTCCTGTTTGTGACATGACGGATGTGATGACCCATGTGATGAGCGACGTGACCTCTAAATATCATGCCAAGGTCACGGCCGGTGGACAGTGCTTGGGAGAAGTGATCTTCACTCCGTTTTGGGAAA CCACATTCGCAGCTCCGCAGTGGTCAGTAACATCAAACCAAACCCATCTGAACGTGACGGTTTCGCCGCCGATGGCCGCTTGGAACCGCTCCATCGAGAATATCGGCTTTTGGGGAAAAAGTTTCCCGAGATCGTCCGTGAAGTACACAGTTCGTCTGACACATCCCGAGTCACTGGCTGGAAAG GTGTTTGAGGACACGTCTCGCTCTGTGTTGATTTGGCTTCAGGAGACAGACGTGCAGTACTGTGGTGAAGTGTTTTATACGCTCACACACCCCGGTCTGTCCAGTCCCAGTGAAAACACTTCCTTCTGTGTGACGCTCTCAG CACCTAATTCCTGGCTTCATATATTAATATGGCCTGGTCTGCTTGCTCTGCTGCTGCTGATCTTCCTACCCATCATGCTTTGCCAGCTGTCAGTAAACAGAAAGAGCTCCTTACCGAAAGTGCTG ATCCTGGAAAAGAACAGCGTTCCTGCGTTATGTTCATATCCCAGAGAAGACATCTTTAAACTGGAAGTGTGGTCCGGATTTGATAAAAAGCTTGAACCACTGTCTATTTTTCCTCCGCCGGCGTCAGGGATCAAGGTTAAAGATGATTATGCATCCCAGGATTGGACACGCGATCAACCAGACGTCCCAATCCAGAACAGTTCAGAGTCGTCTGTGCACTACAGCATGATTGTGCCTCTCCAGATCTCCATCGAACCATCATCTGATGCCACAACGGATGAAACCCACTCGGATTCATTTGGTCCAGAGTTGATTTCGAGCTTTTTAATAGGCCATCCAGACACTGAAAACAGCAGTGGGCCACTGGTGGTACCGGTTAGACCCACTAAAAATGGTGCACTAGAGTTTCACAATTGTTTATTCCAGTGTGACAGTGGTCAAAACTCTCCAGAAGCTTCCCAGGACTCAGAAGGTTTATCTGGAGAACAGACTCCTTTACTATCTGACCTAGTTCAGAAGGACTCCAGGTGTAGCTCTTCCTACAGGCCTGTACACGTTTCTGACGCTGTGACGTCAAACTACAGGCAAAACTGGCTCCCAGGGATTCCTCTGGAGGGACAACAAGACCAGAGGACTTATGTTAGGAGGACAGACCACCTCCAGGACTCAACTGAACCGGATGAGGACTTCATAGATGAAGAGGAACTTAGAGTTGGTGTGATCTTTCTGGAGAAGTGGATGGTGGAGACGCAGGGATTGACTTTGCCTTGCAACTAA